The proteins below come from a single Pichia kudriavzevii chromosome 2, complete sequence genomic window:
- a CDS encoding uncharacterized protein (PKUD0B11430; similar to Saccharomyces cerevisiae YKL191W (DPH2); ancestral locus Anc_4.293), whose amino-acid sequence MVYHTMEASGEALIAPALSTAQEEETLFAKVEGLTDKVLREKRRHLGPSYVNDPDINVEKTRNFIDEYYSLKQLADYLNSRDEGTGDLKFPLVSLQFPDELVCDSTIVCQILQDYLNKANKDFHDYNHGKLEPKQVAEEIDFNTSQSMSRDIESAEKTMDNKTCGGNCGSKCKNKSKYNQEVWILADTSYSPCCIDEVAAEHVKADIVVHFGDACLNPVDKIQSCYVFGKPYIDFGKLVQTFRTTYPAKEEKIAIMSDTPYSHVLTQLHQQLKHEYPNLVVAEVDYEKAGKKSKIIDAVSFGNEDGVAIYTANRIIRGIKQEDIYEYLETVDFEDENFMDASKFDGLTQQYSLFHLTRPHDARLLLLSTKFGSLNVVDPLDVELVHDQFPNLMKRYRNMQVARGASTVGILVNTLSLSHTRTLLNQIVKSVVEAGKKHYMFVVGKPNVAKLANFECVDCWCILGCNQSGIVIDTWGDYYKPIITPYELKLALMPQVTWTGKWVTDFEALLERGEGEEEQDNKLNKTAAKEESVEQKNGDDDDDYAPEFDPVTGKLKMNQPLRQLRHLELELETENAFKNSNGVGKQDETELVHKFSGTLSVGKTVSTSAFGLQNREWTGLGSDFAQEDSSVGALVEDGRTGVARGYTDVK is encoded by the coding sequence ATGGTTTATCATACAATGGAAGCGTCCGGAGAAGCATTAATAGCACCAGCACTGTCAACTGcacaagaagaagaaacttTATTTGCCAAAGTTGAAGGTTTAACTGATAAAGTTTTACGAGAGAAGAGACGTCATTTAGGCCCTTCCTATGTAAACGATCCGGATATTAATGTGGAGAAAACTAGAAATTTTATAGATGAATACTATAGTTTAAAACAGCTAGCTGACTATTTGAACTCAAGGGATGAAGGAACAGGGGATCTTAAATTTCCGCTTGTTTCACTACAATTCCCAGATGAACTTGTTTGTGATTCTACCATTGTTTGCCAAATTTTGCAAGACTACTTAAATAAGGCAAACAAGGACTTTCATGACTACAACCATGGCAAACTTGAGCCTAAACAGGTGGCCGAAGAAATAGATTTCAATACCTCTCAGTCCATGTCTAGAGATATTGAATCGGCTGAGAAAACAATGGACAATAAAACATGTGGTGGTAATTGTGGGTCCAAATGTAAAAATAAGAGTAAGTATAACCAAGAAGTCTGGATATTAGCAGATACTTCTTATTCACCATGCTgtattgatgaagttgcGGCAGAGCACGTGAAAGCAGATATAGTGGTTCATTTTGGCGACGCATGTTTGAATCCTGTTGACAAAATTCAATCGTGCTATGTTTTCGGTAAACCGTACATTGATTTTGGGAAGCTGGTGCAAACGTTCAGAACAACCTATCCtgcaaaggaagaaaaaatagcGATTATGTCTGATACTCCTTATAGCCATGTCCTCACTCAATTACACCAGCAACTGAAGCACGAGTATCCTAATTTGGTAGTAGCCGAAGTCGATTATGAAAAAGCCGGTAAAAAGAGTAAAATAATTGATGCTGTCTCTTTTGGAAATGAAGATGGGGTAGCTATCTATACTGCAAACAGGATAATCAGAGGTATAAAGCAGGAAGATATTTATGAGTACCTTGAAAcagttgattttgaagacGAAAATTTCATGGATGCAAGTAAATTTGATGGGTTGACACAGCAGTATTCCTTATTCCATCTAACTAGGCCGCACGACGCAAGACTATTGCTCTTATCAACCAAATTTGGTTCACTAAATGTGGTCGATCCTTTAGATGTAGAGCTTGTTCATGATCAATTCCCtaatttgatgaaaaggtACAGAAATATGCAAGTTGCAAGAGGTGCTTCTACAGTTGGAATATTAGTCAACACTCTATCCCTGTCACACACTAGAACACTATTGAATCAGATTGTAAAgtctgttgttgaagctgGTAAAAAGCATTACATGTTTGTGGTGGGCAAGCCAAACGTGGCCAAACttgcaaattttgaatGCGTCGATTGTTGGTGTATTCTAGGATGCAACCAATCTGgtattgttattgataCATGGGGTGATTATTATAAGCCGATAATTACACCATACGAATTGAAATTGGCGTTGATGCCGCAGGTTACATGGACAGGTAAATGGGTCACAGATTTTGAAGCTTTGCTTGAaagaggagaaggagaagaagagcAAGACAACAAACTAAACAAAACTGCAGCTAAAGAGGAAAGCGTCGAACAGAAGAATGGtgacgatgatgacgatTATGCACCTGAGTTTGATCCTGTTACAGGTAAGTTAAAGATGAACCAGCCGCTTCGCCAGCTTCGACATTTGGAACTTGAGCTTGAAACAGAAAATGCTTTCAAGAATTCCAATGGAGTAGGCAAGCAGGACGAAACTGAGCTTGTCCACAAGTTCTCTGGTACTCTATCTGTTGGTAAGACTGTCTCCACATCTGCCTTTGGCCTTCAAAACCGTGAGTGGACAGGCCTAGGAAGCGATTTCGCACAGGAAGACTCTTCTGTAGGAGCGCTCGTTGAGGACGGAAGAACAGGTGTTGCAAGGGGATACACAGATGttaaataa